In one Spirosoma rigui genomic region, the following are encoded:
- a CDS encoding DUF11 domain-containing protein — protein sequence MTLRLRAFTVAVTTFFVSSLSATFVQAQLKVTYPVNRMIIQRSNDNQATVQIAGSYAQPLDAVEARVVARVAGQGTSTNWSTLQASPGNGQFNGTLVARGGWYRVEVRGLRNGQVVAVDSVPRFGVGEVFAIMGHSNAQGSSCIINGVDKCPTREGAVDDRVTVVGLVTGTPEFYQYEQTANTSILPGLAFTQMTTFSGISPFAKVAWCWGRMGDVLAQRTNVPVLIYNAGFGGSNMEYNYKAAYDIPFEHGFINYSIRMPFVNTRNLMNLYVPSTGIRAMLVLHGENDRANTTETITSHYYGVIEKVKNEFNKPDLAWIIALSSTVNGPFENVRSAQYQVSHNPAYRTYQGPDLDVVLPGDDRPDGVHYSPSGQYKVGTLWADAITDQYLQSITPYMAQTQPLTSIACTSGNQLLLTQPEGYTYSWNTGSTDRAISVGSGTYSARLRTGQKMEFFPPAVSVPDNVRPAAPSISTTGNSLEICRTSGLTLTSSNAEANLWSTGATTRSITATTPGTYTLNAKNTVYGCLSDAVTKTISLAGADLSLSMQASRRTPAVGDTVTFTMTIRNESTCDAGRVTMQNQLPSNLSFVSSADGLTVSNGIVSGSVAAVPAGGLVRRRYVARLTAAAAYVNAAEIKTAANIDPDSQPGSGTGDGQDDASTIDLRTKSSGTLAVYSSPNAGQTPLPGVQGNQPAAVSDKADLSLSMQTNQHSVQVGQTITFTLTVLNMGGQTATNIGVRNDLPASLSFTSSASGMAASGSAVSGTIGQLAPGQRASLTFTAKATAAGQFTNAAQISAADQSDPDSTVNNGTNKGEDDEARTDIRVLVP from the coding sequence GGTTGTGGCCAGGGTAGCCGGCCAGGGTACCAGTACGAACTGGTCGACGTTACAGGCTAGCCCGGGCAATGGCCAGTTCAATGGCACGCTCGTAGCCCGCGGAGGCTGGTACCGGGTGGAAGTACGGGGCCTACGGAACGGGCAGGTTGTAGCCGTAGACAGCGTTCCCCGCTTCGGGGTGGGCGAAGTGTTTGCGATCATGGGCCACTCCAACGCCCAAGGGTCCAGTTGCATTATCAACGGTGTTGACAAATGCCCGACGCGGGAGGGCGCGGTCGACGACCGGGTAACGGTAGTGGGGCTGGTGACGGGCACGCCCGAGTTTTACCAGTACGAACAAACGGCCAACACCAGCATCCTGCCCGGACTGGCGTTTACTCAGATGACGACCTTTAGCGGCATATCGCCCTTTGCCAAAGTGGCGTGGTGCTGGGGCCGGATGGGCGACGTACTGGCGCAGCGTACCAACGTACCGGTACTCATTTACAACGCAGGCTTCGGCGGCAGCAACATGGAGTATAACTACAAGGCCGCCTACGATATTCCGTTCGAGCATGGCTTTATCAATTACTCCATCCGGATGCCCTTCGTAAACACGCGGAACCTGATGAATCTGTACGTTCCCTCAACAGGTATCCGGGCTATGCTCGTACTGCACGGCGAGAATGACCGCGCCAACACGACGGAAACCATCACGAGCCACTACTACGGCGTGATCGAAAAGGTCAAAAACGAATTCAACAAACCGGATCTGGCCTGGATCATTGCACTTTCATCGACCGTCAACGGACCCTTCGAGAATGTCCGGTCGGCGCAGTACCAGGTTTCGCACAACCCCGCTTACCGGACCTACCAGGGACCTGACCTCGACGTAGTATTACCCGGCGACGACCGTCCCGACGGGGTACACTACTCGCCCTCGGGTCAGTACAAAGTGGGTACGCTCTGGGCAGATGCCATTACGGATCAATATCTCCAGTCCATCACACCGTACATGGCTCAAACGCAGCCGCTGACCAGCATTGCCTGCACGAGCGGTAACCAGCTGCTGCTGACGCAGCCCGAAGGGTACACCTACAGTTGGAATACGGGCAGTACCGATAGAGCCATTTCCGTTGGCAGCGGCACGTACTCAGCCCGGCTGCGTACCGGCCAAAAGATGGAATTCTTTCCCCCTGCCGTTAGCGTTCCCGATAACGTTCGGCCCGCAGCGCCTTCTATCAGCACCACGGGCAACAGCCTGGAAATTTGCCGTACCAGTGGCCTTACCCTGACTTCCAGCAATGCCGAGGCCAACCTGTGGAGTACGGGCGCAACAACCCGCTCCATCACAGCCACAACGCCGGGTACCTACACCCTGAACGCGAAGAACACGGTATACGGCTGCCTGTCAGACGCTGTTACCAAGACCATCAGCCTGGCCGGGGCCGACCTTAGCCTGTCGATGCAGGCCAGCCGCCGGACGCCCGCCGTGGGCGACACCGTAACGTTTACGATGACCATCCGGAACGAGAGCACCTGCGACGCAGGCCGGGTAACGATGCAGAATCAGTTGCCGTCCAATCTATCGTTCGTATCGTCGGCCGATGGGCTGACAGTTTCCAATGGTATTGTCAGCGGCTCCGTAGCCGCCGTCCCCGCCGGGGGCCTGGTCAGACGCCGGTATGTGGCTCGCCTGACCGCAGCTGCCGCCTACGTAAACGCGGCTGAAATCAAAACAGCCGCGAACATCGACCCCGATAGCCAACCTGGTTCCGGCACCGGCGACGGACAGGATGACGCCAGCACGATTGACCTGCGCACCAAATCGTCCGGTACACTGGCGGTATACAGCTCACCAAACGCCGGTCAAACACCCCTGCCGGGCGTTCAGGGCAACCAGCCTGCTGCCGTATCGGACAAAGCCGATCTGAGCCTGTCCATGCAAACAAATCAGCATTCGGTCCAGGTAGGACAAACGATAACGTTCACCCTGACGGTGTTGAACATGGGGGGTCAGACGGCTACCAATATTGGGGTACGTAACGATCTGCCAGCGAGCCTGTCCTTCACCTCATCGGCATCGGGCATGGCAGCCAGCGGGTCGGCAGTGAGCGGCACCATTGGCCAGCTGGCACCGGGTCAGCGCGCGTCACTGACGTTCACGGCCAAGGCTACAGCCGCCGGTCAGTTCACCAACGCAGCCCAGATCAGCGCAGCTGACCAGAGCGATCCCGACTCCACGGTCAACAACGGAACCAACAAAGGGGAAGACGATGAAGCCCGAACCGACATACGGGTTTTGGTGCCCTAA
- a CDS encoding peptidase has translation MTYCLGIKVASGLVAISDRRLTSGTEVSSNRKMSVHEVENHSLFIMTSGLRSVRDKAITYFNEVLAERDRSFNKLYKAVNAFGEQVKRVAQEDRASIVASGMHFNLNAIVGGQLEDDKEHKLYLLYPEGNWVEVDQGSPFKIIGNSGYGKPLLFRNLSYETSLQEALKIGFLAFDATRVSANDVDYPLDVVVYPKDSFHMTEYRLEKDDMDEVSHQWSALLSNSVRKLPTYWMDPIFEKVRSKV, from the coding sequence ATGACATATTGTCTAGGTATCAAAGTCGCGTCGGGTCTGGTAGCGATCTCCGACAGGCGCCTGACTTCAGGTACAGAGGTGTCGTCGAACCGTAAAATGTCGGTTCACGAAGTTGAAAACCACTCCCTGTTCATCATGACGTCGGGCCTGCGTTCGGTACGCGATAAAGCCATCACCTACTTTAATGAAGTGCTGGCCGAGCGCGACCGATCGTTCAATAAGCTCTACAAAGCAGTCAATGCCTTTGGTGAGCAGGTCAAGCGCGTAGCGCAGGAAGACCGGGCATCCATTGTTGCCAGTGGTATGCACTTCAACCTCAACGCCATCGTTGGCGGTCAGCTGGAAGATGATAAAGAACACAAGCTGTACCTGCTCTACCCCGAAGGAAACTGGGTTGAAGTCGATCAGGGGTCGCCCTTCAAAATTATTGGTAACTCGGGCTACGGAAAGCCCCTGCTGTTCCGGAACCTGTCCTACGAAACGAGTTTGCAGGAGGCCCTCAAGATTGGCTTTCTGGCTTTCGACGCTACCCGCGTGAGTGCCAACGATGTTGACTATCCGCTGGATGTAGTGGTATACCCGAAAGATAGTTTCCACATGACCGAATACCGACTCGAGAAGGATGATATGGATGAGGTATCGCACCAGTGGAGTGCGCTGCTGAGTAACTCCGTCCGCAAACTACCCACGTACTGGATGGACCCAATTTTTGAAAAAGTCAGAAGTAAGGTTTGA